A stretch of Microtus pennsylvanicus isolate mMicPen1 chromosome 5, mMicPen1.hap1, whole genome shotgun sequence DNA encodes these proteins:
- the Numa1 gene encoding nuclear mitotic apparatus protein 1 isoform X2, translating to MTLHATRAATLLSWVNSLHVADPVETVLQLQDCSIFIKIINTIHNTEEGKQILQQPVPERLDFVCNFLQKNWKHPSSTQCLVSVQKVMEGSEMELAKMVMLFLYNSTMSSRSPRDWEQFEYRIQAELAVILKFMLDHEDSLNFTEDLENFLEKVPYKYSSTVSEELSPPSHQAKKKIRFLELQRIASSSSENNFLSGSPSSPMGDILQTPQFQMRRLKKQLADERKNRDELELELSESLKLLTEKDAQIAMMQHRIDHLALLNEKQAASSQESGELEELRGKNESLTVRLHETLKRYQNLKTEKNQMDRKISQLSEENGDLSFKLRESASHLRQLQGAYDDLMEEHSKASQEWAEKQAHLENELSTALQDKKYLEEKNEILQGKLSQLEERAAQLWESPAQEKGEVLGDALQLETLKQETAKLAADNTQLQARIETLECERGQQEAQLLAERGHFEEEKQQLASLIADLQSSISSLSQAKEELEQASQAQGAQLTAQVTSLQQQQEQELTSLKEQAKKEQSQMVQTLREQEQVAQSLRQQVEQLSSSLKLKEQQLQEAAKEQEAARRDHAQQLATVAEAQEASLRERDAARQQLETLEKEKTAKLESLQQQLEAANEARDSAQTSATQVQQEKAELSQKLGELQACIEAAHQEQRQAHAHVTELEAQLKAEQQRVTEREKVIQEKAQLQEQFQALEETLKITRGSLEEQKCRAAEALEKQQRCIAEMEAESRSLREQREQEQKETEQEKAERKGLEARLQQLEETHQAEIEALRHELAEATASQHRAESDSQQLIREVDGWQKQFEARQQEEAKYSALFQEQLRALKGDGEKAGQEAQEEAVESHSEGQQQSHLAQLHANLARVLQQVQEKEVRAQKLADDLSTLQEKLAATNKEVACLKTLLVKAGEQQEMASLELLKEPPGAGNREPYWLEEQQGRPFSRTQATLKALEREAEQMGREVEKLRAALMKSQGQQQEEHGQQEREVARLTQEWDQAQADLAQEKAAKAEIEMRLQNTLNEQRVEFAALQEALAHALKEKEDKDQELAKLRGQEAAQRTELKELQQTLEQLKGSTGGEDASGPGTQLETAGKTEVPGPTLEALRAEVSKLEQQCQQQQQQVEGLTHSLESERASRAEQDKALETLQGQLQETARELGHSQAASASAQRELTALRAKAQDHSKAEEEWKAQVARGQQEAERKSSLISSLEEEVSILNRQVLEKEGESKELKRLVVAESEKSQKLEERLRLLQVETASSSARAAERSSALREEVQSLREEGEKQRVISENLRQELALQAERAEELGQELKAWQEKFFQKEQALSALQLEHTNTQALVSELLPAKHLCQQLQAEQAAAEKRHREEIEQSKQAAGGLRAELIRAQRELGELGPLRQKVVEQERTTQQLRAEKASYAEQLSVLKKAHGLLAEENRGLGERANLGRQFLEVELDQARERYVQELAAVRTDAETHLAEVRQEAQSTTRELEAMTAKYEGAKVKVLEERQRFQEERQKLTAQVEELSKKLAEYDQTHKAQQQKLQAFQAQGGESQQEVQRLQTQLNELQAQLSQKEQAAEHYKLQMEKAKIHYDAKKQQNQELQEQVRDLEKLQKENKELRTEAERLGRELQQAGLKTEEAEQACRHLSAQVRSLEAQVAHADQQLRDLGKFQVATDALKSREPQKPQLDLSIDSLDLSLEEGTPCSVASKLPRTQPDGTSVPGEPASPISQRLPPKVESLESLYFTPIPARGQAPLESSLDSLGDAFPDSGRKTRSARRRTTQIINITMTKKLDVEEPDSANSSFYSTQSAPAPQASLRATSSTQSLARLGSPDDGNSALLSLPGYRPTTRSSARRSQARMSSGAPQGRSSFYMGTCQDEPEQLDDWNRIAELQQRNRVCPPHLKTCYPLESRPSTNLATITDEEMKTGDPQETLRRASMQTTQIAEGLGITTRQQRKRVSLETHQGPGTPESKKATSCFPRPLTPRDRHEGRKQSTVEAQKKAAPVQVDRRQSMAFSILNTPKRLGNSLLRRGASKKTPAKVSPSTRSGTRRSPRIASTATPRAKGKAKH from the exons CTTCCTCTCAGGTTCTCCATCCTCCCCTATGGGCGACATCCTACAGACCCCACAGTTCCAGATGAGACGGCTGAAGAAACAGCTGGCAGATGAGAGGAAGAACAGGGatgagctggagctggagctgtctGAGAGCCTGAAGCTGCTCACTGAGAAGG ATGCACAGATAGCCATGATGCAGCACCGTATTGACCACCTGGCTCTGCTGAATGAGAAGCAGGCAGCCAGCTCGCAGGAGTCTGGAGAGCTTGAGGAGCTCCGTGGCAAGAATGAGAG CCTTACCGTGCGACTGCATGAGACTTTGAAGCGGTATCAGAACCTGAAGACAGAGAAGAACCAGATGGATCGAAAGATTAGCCAGCTTTCTGAGGAAAATGGGGACCTTTCCTTTAAA TTGCGAGAGTCTGCCAGCCACTTGCGTCAGCTGCAGGGTGCATATGACGACCTGATGGAGGAGCACAGCAAGGCTtctcaggagtgggcagagaAGCAGGCTCATCTGGAAAATGAGCTCAGCACAGCCCTCCAGGATAAG AAATACCTTGAGGAGAAGAATGAGATACTTCAGGGAAAGCTTTCCCAGCTGGAAGAACGAGCAGCTCAgctgtgggagagcccagcccaggaGAAGGGTGAGGTGCTGGGTGACGCCTTACAG CTGGAAACTCTGAAGCAAGAGACAGCCAAACTTGCTGCAGACAACACCCAGCTCCAAGCCCGCATAGAGACACTGGAGTGTGAACGAGGCCAACAGGAAGCCCAGCTGCTTGCTGAGCGGGGCCactttgaagaagaaaagcagcaACTGGCCAGCTTGATTGCAGACCTGCAgagctccatctccagcctcAGCCAGGCCAAGGAGGAGctggagcaggcctcccaggctCAAGGGGCTCAGCTAACTGCCCAGGTGACCTCCCTGCAGCAACAGCAGGAACAAGAACTGACCAGCCTGAAAGAACAGGCGAAAAAGGAACAGTCTCAGATGGTACAGACCTTGCGAGAGCAGGAACAGGTCGCCCAGAGCCTCCGCCAGCAGGTGGAGCAGCTGAGCAGCAGCCTGAAGCTGAAGGAGCAGCAATTGCAGGAAGCAGCCAaggagcaggaggcagccagGCGGGATCACGCCCAACAACTGGCCACTGTGGCCGAGGCTCAAGAGGCCTCTCTAAGGGAACGGGATGCAGCTCGCCAGCAGCTGGAAACATTGGAGAAGGAGAAAACTGCCAAGCTAGAGAGCCTGCAGCAGCAACTTGAAGCTGCCAATGAAGCTAGGGACAGTGCACAGACCTCAGCCACACAGGTCCAGCAAGAAAAGGCAGAGCTGAGTCAAAAGCTAGGAGAACTCCAGGCCTGCATAGAAGCTGCCCACCAGGAACAGCGTCAGGCCCACGCTCACGTGACAGAGCTGGAGGCCCAGCTGAAGGCTGAGCAGCAAAGAGTGACTGAGCGAGAAAAGGTGATCCAGGAGAAGGCCCAGCTCCAGGAGCAGTTCCAGGCCCTCGAGGAGACTTTGAAGATCACCAGGGGCAGCCTGGAAGAGCAGAAGTGCAGggctgcagaggccctggagaagCAGCAGCGCTGCATTGCTGAGATGGAGGCAGAGTCCCGAAGCCTGAGGGAGCAGCGTgagcaggaacagaaggagacagaACAGGAGAAGGCCGAGCGAAAGGGGCTGGAGGCCAGGCTCCAGCAGCTGGAGGAGACTCATCAGGCAGAGATAGAAGCCTTGCGGCATGAGCTGGCAGAGGCCACAGCCTCCCAGCACAGAGCTGAGAGTGACAGCCAACAGCTCATCAGGGAGGTTGACGGCTGGCAGAAGCAGTTTGAAGCCAGACAGCAAGAGGAAGCAAAATACAGTGCCCTGTTCCAGGAACAACTGAGGGCTTTGAAGGGGGATGGTGAGAAGGCTGGCCAGGAGGCACAGGAGGAGGCCGTGGAGAGCCACAGCGAGGGCCAGCAGCAGAGTCATCTAGCCCAGCTTCATGCCAACCTGGCCAGAGTTCTCCAGCAGGTTCaggagaaagaagtcagggccCAGAAGCTGGCAGATGATCTCTCAACTCTGCAGGAGAAGTTGGCTGCCACGAACAAGGAGGTGGCCTGCCTGAAGACCTTGTTGGTCAAGGCAGGTGAGCAGCAGGAAATGGCCTCACTTGAGTTACTCAAAGAGCCCCCGGGGGCCGGAAACAGAGAGCCTTACTGGCTAGAAGAACAGCAGGGGCGGCCATTCTCCAGGACACAAGCCACACTAAAGGCTCTGGAGCGTGAGGCTGAGCAGATGGGCAGGGAAGTGGAGAAGCTGAGGGCAGCACTGATGAAGAGTCAGGGGCAGCAGCAAGAGGAGCATGGGCAGCAGGAGAGGGAGGTAGCACGGCTGACCCAGGAGTGGGACCAGGCCCAGGCAGACCTGGCTCAGGAGAAGGCAGCCAAGGCAGAGATTGAGATGCGGCTGCAGAATACCCTCAATGAGCAGCGTGTGGAGTTCGCTGCCCTGCAAGAAGCCCTGGCCCATGccctgaaggaaaaggaagacaaagaccAGGAGCTTGCCAAGCTTCGTGGGCAAGAGGCAGCTCAAAGAACAGAGCTGAAGGAGCTTCAGCAGACTTTGGAACAACTGAAAGGGAGTACTGGGGGAGAAGACGCTTCTGGCCCAGGAACCCAGTTGGAGACAGCCGGGAAGACAGAGGTACCAGGCCCCACGTTAGAGGCACTTCGGGCAGAGGTCAGCAAGCTGGAGCAGCagtgccagcagcagcagcagcaggtcgAAGGCCTGACACACAGCCTGGAGTCTGAGCGCGCTTCCCGGGCTGAGCAGGACAAAGCCCTGGAGACACTGCAGGGCCAGTTACAGGAGACGGCTCGGGAGCTAGGGCACAGTCAAGCCGCCTCAGCTTCAGCTCAGAGAGAGTTGACAGCCCTCCGGGCCAAAGCCCAGGACCATAGCAAAGCCGAGGAAGAGTGGAAGGCCCAAGTGGCCCGTggccagcaggaggcagagagaaaaagcagTCTTATCAGCAGCTTAGAAGAAGAGGTGTCCATCCTGAACCGCCAAGTCctagagaaagagggggagagcaAGGAGCTGAAGCGCCTGGTTGTCGCAGAATCAGAAAAGAGCCAGAAGCTAGAGGAGAGGCTGCGCCTGCTTCAGGTGGAAACAGCCAGCAGTAGTGCCAGAGCAGCGGAACGCAGCTCAGCTCTACGAGAGGAGGTCCAGAGCCTccgggaggagggagagaaacagcGCGTCATTTCAGAGAACTTGCGGCAAGAGCTAGCCTTACAGGCAGAGCGAGCGGAGGAGCTGGGCCAGGAGTTGAAGGCCTGGCAGGAGAAGTTCTTCCAAAAGGAGCAAGCGCTCTCTGCCCTGCAGCTGGAGCACACTAACACACAGGCCCTTGTAAGCGAGCTGCTTCCTGCCAAGCACCTTTGTCAGCAGCTGCAAGCGGAGCAGGCAGCTGCCGAGAAGCGCCATCGGGAGGAGATAGAGCAGAGCAAACAGGCAGCTGGTGGGCTTCGGGCAGAGCTAATACGGGCACAAAGGGAGCTCGGAGAGCTAGGGCCTTTGCGGCAGAAGGTGGTTGAGCAGGAGCGAACAACCCAGCAGCTGCGGGCAGAGAAGGCCAGCTATGCAGAACAGCTGAGCGTGCTGAAGAAGGCTCATGGCCTGTTGGCAGAGGAGAACCGGGGGCTGGGAGAGCGGGCCAACCTTGGCCGGCAGTTTCTGGAAGTGGAGCTAGATCAAGCCCGGGAGAGGTATGTCCAGGAGCTGGCAGCTGTGCGTACTGATGCTGAGACCCATCTGGCTGAAGTGCGGCAAGAAGCACAGAGTACTACCCGGGAACTGGAGGCCATGACTGCCAAGTACGAAGGTGCCAAGGTGAAGGTCctagaggaaaggcagagattccaagaagagaggcagaaactCACTGCCCAG gtGGAAGAACTGAGTAAGAAGTTGGCAGAGTATGATCAAACCCACAAGGCGCAGCAACAGAAGCTCCAG GCTTTCCAGGCTCAGGGAGGTGAGAGCCAGCAGGAGGTCCAGCGCCTCCAGACCCAGCTAAACGAGCTACAGGCCCAGCTGAGCCAGAAGGAGCAGGCGGCTGAGCATTACAAGCTACAGATGGAGAAAGCCAAGATCCATTATGATGCCAAGAAGCAGCAGAACCAAGAGCTGCAGGAGCAGGTTCGAGACCTGGagaagctgcagaaggagaacAAGGAGCTTCGGACTGAAGCGGAACGTCTGGGCCGCGAACTGCAGCAGGCAGGGCTGAAGACCGAAGAGGCTGAACAGGCCTGCCGCCACCTTAGTGCCCAGGTGCGCAGCCTGGAGGCGCAG gTTGCCCATGCAGACCAGCAGCTTCGAGACTTGGGCAAATTCCAGGTGGCAACTGATGCTTTAAAGAGCCGTGAGCCTCAGAAACCCCAGCTGGACTTAAGTATCGACAGCCTGGATCTGAGCTTGGAGGAGGGGACCCCGTGCAGTGTTGCTAG CAAGCTGCCCCGTACCCAGCCAGATGGCACCAGTGTCCCTGGAGAGCCAGCTTCACCCATCTCCCAGCGACTGCCCCCCAAGGTGGAATCCCTGGAGAGTCTCTACTTCACCCCCATTCCAGCTCGGGGCCAGGCCCCCTTAGAGAGCAGCCTGGACTCCCTGGGAGATGCGTTCCCCGACTCTGGCCGTAAGACCCGCTCTGCTCGCCGGCGCACCACACAAATCATCAACATTACCATGACCAAG AAACTGGATGTGGAAGAGCCAGACAGCGCCAACTCATCCTTCTACAGCACGCAGTCTGCCCCTGCCCCCCAGGCCAGCTTGCGAGCCACCTCCTCCACCCAGTCTCTGGCCCGTTTGGGGTCTCCTGACGATGGCAACTCGGctctgctcagcctgcctggttACCGGCCTACCACTCGAAGCTCTGCCCGTCGCTCCCAGGCCAGGATGTCCAGTGGGGCCCCCCAAG GGAGGAGCAGCTTCTACATGGGGACTTGTCAGGATGAGCCTGAGCAGTTGGACGACTGGAACCGCATCGCAGAGCTGCAGCAGCGCAACCGAGTGTGCCCCCCGCACCTGAAGACCTGCTATCCTCTGGAGTCTAGG CCTTCCACAAACCTGGCCACCATCACTGATGAGGAGATGAAAACCGGAGACCCCCAGGAAACCTTACGCCGAGCCAGCATGCAGACAACCCAGATCGCTGAGGGTCTTGGAATTACCACCCGGCAGCAGCGCAAACGGGTCTCCTTAGAGACCCACCAGGGCCCCGGCACTCCTGAG TCCAAGAAAGCGACCAGCTGCTTCCCACGGCCCCTGACTCCCAGGGACCGGCATGAAGGACGTAAGCAGAGCACTGTTGAAGCCCAGAAGAAAGCAGCTCCAGTCCAG GTGGACCGGCGCCAGTCAATGGCCTTCAGCATCCTTAACACACCCAAGAGGCTGGGAAATAGTCTTCTACGGCGAGGAGCTTCCAAGAAGACCCCAGCGAAGGTGTCTCCCAGTACTCGCAGTGGAACCCGCCGCTCTCCCCGCATTGCCAGCACCGCTACCCCTCGTGCCAAGGGCAAG GCAAAGCATTAA